A genomic region of Fervidobacterium gondwanense DSM 13020 contains the following coding sequences:
- a CDS encoding inorganic phosphate transporter, translating to MITFIAILVGMFMAFAIGANDVANGMATAVGAKAITPKQAAFMASFLEFLGAVMFGAAVTKTIASGIVAIDHLQDPKLVIYGAISALFAAGIWVMFATVYGMPVSTTHSIIGGMIGFGLASGGMKVVYWSKLLKIVLSWFISPVVGGILAYLVFKIIVVSILHRKSPLEAAKTVAPIMIGFTFFFISLLFIIKTLKQTYSVAFVYSTILFVLSFAVSLVLIRRYIKKNSSDEYDAVENIFKKVQVMTSAYVCFSHGANDVANAVGPIALIFMLEKAEITNIQSVEIPKYILFIGGLGIALGVLLYGYKVMETIGHNITELNNTRGFSVDYGTATTVLLSSIFGFPISTTHTVVGAVTGVGLARGIEVVNFGVLKEIIISWFITVPFAAGVSAIIYLTLSTFF from the coding sequence ATGATAACATTCATTGCGATTCTCGTTGGGATGTTTATGGCTTTCGCAATAGGTGCGAACGATGTCGCTAATGGTATGGCAACTGCTGTTGGCGCAAAGGCTATAACGCCCAAGCAAGCTGCGTTCATGGCTTCCTTCCTTGAGTTCCTCGGCGCTGTTATGTTCGGTGCGGCTGTTACGAAGACAATAGCAAGCGGCATAGTCGCAATTGATCACCTTCAAGACCCAAAGCTCGTTATATACGGTGCTATATCAGCTCTATTTGCTGCTGGTATCTGGGTTATGTTCGCAACCGTTTACGGTATGCCCGTTTCGACGACACATTCGATAATCGGTGGTATGATCGGTTTCGGTTTGGCAAGTGGTGGAATGAAAGTTGTTTACTGGTCAAAGCTCCTTAAAATCGTCCTCTCTTGGTTCATATCCCCTGTTGTTGGTGGAATTCTTGCCTATCTCGTATTCAAAATCATAGTTGTGAGCATATTACACAGGAAAAGTCCACTGGAAGCCGCAAAAACTGTTGCCCCGATTATGATTGGATTTACCTTCTTCTTCATTTCCTTACTGTTCATAATAAAGACCCTGAAACAAACATACTCAGTTGCGTTCGTTTATTCGACAATTTTATTTGTTCTCTCGTTCGCAGTTTCTCTTGTCTTGATAAGGCGCTATATCAAGAAAAACTCATCCGATGAATACGATGCCGTCGAGAATATCTTCAAGAAGGTTCAAGTCATGACATCTGCGTACGTCTGTTTCTCTCACGGTGCAAACGACGTTGCTAACGCGGTTGGTCCAATCGCCCTCATATTCATGCTCGAGAAAGCGGAAATTACAAACATCCAAAGCGTCGAGATACCAAAATACATACTCTTCATTGGTGGGCTCGGTATAGCTCTTGGCGTGCTTCTTTACGGATACAAAGTCATGGAGACGATAGGGCATAATATAACCGAACTCAACAATACAAGAGGATTCTCTGTTGACTACGGTACAGCGACAACAGTGCTTCTCTCATCAATATTCGGCTTCCCAATCAGTACTACACACACCGTCGTCGGTGCTGTTACGGGCGTTGGACTTGCAAGAGGTATAGAAGTCGTTAACTTCGGTGTTCTTAAAGAAATTATCATATCTTGGTTCATCACCGTCCCATTCGCAGCAGGAGTAAGTGCGATAATTTACCTTACACTTTCAACGTTCTTCTAA
- a CDS encoding beta-galactosidase, translated as MINRQQRILGEELIVSAEIHYFRLAQEEWEKRIELAKDAGCNTIASYIPWLVHEQKRGSFDFSGNYDVAKFIDLVANYGMYFIARPGPFVMAELKNEGIPYWIYEEKPHLIPVSWNSKKVESAILVYNHPDFISEVERWYAELSKIIKPRLIQNCGNIIAIQLDNEIGMLHWVNNSPDLSDFTLDRFIDWLTEKYHDKLRYGFELEKDDHVYSLLRSPSQEYSEKFVEDYSIFIRQEYAIYVEKLKSIFENLGIDTNFIVNIHGTSGGRGHTFPIGISQLKETFPLSNVFPSTDIYLGEYSLHNFHDLWNINEMMNATSDKVYGSMEFECGSGDYGDNFGQRIDPNSTIQKAALCYIQGNRFLNYYLFSGGTNWKLDTEPFDGNGRIAFTGELHGFAAPVSPDGTPDYPYEYIKLANEPLKNIEKQTAGNFKLVYDDIYVAYLDEYYRTEYTFHNKKRPNIEIRRGYNFWDSFLKSLLIMGYRYRFIDLEKKEPIGDALLIIPAARYMSFSIQKKIVDFVNKGGKVLLYGDLPLYSSDGSPCTYLINNLEISPGEEYNASHKFFLSVYSPKGIFKEFRTYWARELKFEPTDNETEKLACISQIEKPCAVRKGNITVISTEFNGNLKFFEYILHSLGFYSKIKLTGTRKDVIGTFPFLLENENNKFLVVLNNDNYEKNVEILFEGKNIGNYRIKPKEIVFREIALR; from the coding sequence ATGATTAATAGGCAACAGAGGATATTGGGTGAGGAACTTATCGTATCGGCGGAGATTCATTACTTCCGCTTAGCACAAGAAGAGTGGGAAAAGAGGATAGAGCTTGCAAAAGACGCAGGTTGCAACACAATTGCATCTTACATTCCTTGGCTTGTTCACGAACAAAAGAGAGGTTCGTTCGACTTTTCTGGAAATTACGATGTAGCTAAATTCATAGACCTCGTGGCAAATTACGGCATGTATTTCATAGCGAGGCCAGGACCTTTCGTAATGGCGGAATTGAAAAACGAAGGTATACCGTACTGGATATACGAAGAGAAGCCTCACTTAATACCAGTTAGCTGGAATTCAAAGAAGGTTGAAAGTGCGATTCTTGTCTACAATCATCCCGACTTCATCTCTGAAGTTGAGAGATGGTACGCCGAGTTGTCAAAAATCATCAAGCCAAGATTGATACAAAATTGCGGCAATATAATAGCGATTCAGCTTGACAACGAGATAGGAATGTTGCACTGGGTGAACAACTCACCTGACCTTTCGGACTTCACGCTCGATAGGTTCATAGATTGGCTCACAGAAAAGTACCACGACAAGCTTAGATACGGTTTTGAACTTGAAAAGGATGATCACGTCTATTCTTTACTTAGGAGTCCTTCTCAAGAATATTCGGAAAAGTTCGTTGAAGATTATTCGATTTTCATTAGGCAGGAATATGCAATTTACGTGGAGAAACTGAAGAGCATCTTCGAAAATCTTGGAATCGATACTAACTTCATCGTAAACATTCATGGAACATCGGGTGGTCGTGGTCATACTTTTCCTATCGGCATATCACAACTAAAAGAAACATTCCCACTGTCTAATGTTTTTCCATCGACCGACATTTATCTTGGCGAGTACTCTCTACACAACTTCCACGACTTGTGGAACATAAACGAGATGATGAATGCTACCTCAGATAAGGTATACGGGAGTATGGAGTTTGAATGCGGCAGCGGTGACTACGGCGACAACTTCGGTCAGAGGATTGACCCGAATTCTACAATACAAAAGGCAGCTTTGTGCTATATTCAAGGTAACAGATTTCTGAATTATTACCTTTTCAGTGGAGGAACGAACTGGAAACTTGACACAGAACCTTTCGATGGAAATGGTAGGATAGCGTTCACAGGAGAATTGCATGGCTTTGCCGCTCCTGTATCTCCAGATGGCACACCAGACTATCCATACGAATACATCAAATTAGCAAACGAACCTTTGAAAAACATTGAGAAGCAGACAGCCGGCAATTTTAAATTGGTATACGATGACATTTACGTGGCATACTTGGACGAATATTACAGAACTGAGTACACGTTCCATAACAAAAAAAGACCGAACATAGAAATCAGAAGAGGTTACAACTTCTGGGACAGTTTCCTAAAATCTTTGTTGATTATGGGTTATAGGTACAGATTCATCGACTTAGAGAAAAAAGAACCCATAGGCGATGCACTCTTAATCATCCCTGCAGCAAGATACATGTCTTTTTCAATTCAAAAAAAGATTGTTGACTTTGTGAATAAAGGCGGCAAAGTACTCCTTTATGGTGATCTCCCGCTGTATTCTTCAGACGGTTCACCTTGCACATATTTGATCAACAATCTTGAAATATCTCCCGGCGAAGAATATAATGCTTCTCACAAGTTCTTCCTGTCGGTATATTCTCCTAAGGGGATTTTTAAAGAATTCAGAACATATTGGGCTAGAGAATTGAAATTTGAACCTACCGATAATGAAACTGAGAAACTTGCATGTATTTCACAGATTGAAAAGCCATGCGCAGTGAGAAAGGGAAACATAACAGTAATATCGACCGAATTCAATGGAAATTTGAAATTCTTCGAGTATATCTTACACAGTCTCGGATTTTATAGTAAAATAAAGCTAACAGGCACTCGAAAAGATGTTATAGGGACATTCCCGTTCTTGTTGGAGAATGAAAATAATAAGTTTTTAGTAGTCCTCAACAATGACAATTACGAGAAGAATGTTGAGATTTTGTTCGAAGGTAAAAATATAGGAAATTACAGAATCAAGCCAAAGGAAATCGTTTTTCGAGAGATCGCATTGAGGTGA
- a CDS encoding alpha/beta hydrolase: protein MNKYGSLISWLILLLSIPLFVFITWAYSPMKALPEVSEYLKSSNMVDVLVDKHIYFIPKTDAPEVGVIIYPGGHVENRAYTPIGYRLAEKGIIAVVLEAPMNFAIFDTEAASDVIMKFPDIKWYVAGHSLGGVAASEFVYKYKDDVAGLILMASYPAKDVSKLDLKVLSIYASEDGLATPQKIKEKKPLHPSITKYVLIDGGNHSQFGYYGFQKGDKQAKITKEEQMSIIVKSIIDFIKE from the coding sequence ATGAACAAATACGGTTCTTTAATAAGTTGGTTGATTTTACTTCTTTCAATTCCATTGTTTGTGTTCATAACATGGGCTTACAGTCCTATGAAGGCACTACCAGAAGTCAGCGAGTATTTAAAATCATCAAATATGGTTGATGTCTTGGTCGATAAACATATTTACTTTATCCCTAAGACCGATGCACCTGAGGTAGGGGTTATAATCTATCCTGGTGGGCATGTTGAAAATAGAGCTTACACGCCAATCGGGTACAGATTAGCTGAGAAAGGTATAATTGCAGTTGTACTCGAAGCTCCGATGAACTTCGCCATATTTGACACAGAGGCCGCATCTGATGTGATAATGAAATTCCCTGATATAAAATGGTACGTGGCAGGGCATTCCTTAGGTGGCGTTGCTGCATCAGAATTTGTGTACAAGTACAAAGATGATGTTGCTGGGCTGATACTGATGGCATCCTATCCAGCGAAAGACGTTTCGAAACTGGACTTGAAAGTATTATCGATATACGCGTCAGAGGACGGACTTGCTACACCACAGAAAATAAAGGAAAAAAAGCCATTGCATCCAAGCATTACGAAGTATGTACTGATTGACGGTGGAAACCATTCTCAGTTTGGATATTACGGCTTCCAAAAAGGAGATAAACAAGCTAAAATAACAAAAGAAGAACAGATGAGCATTATTGTAAAGTCAATAATTGACTTTATAAAAGAATAA
- a CDS encoding Rqc2 family fibronectin-binding protein, translated as MAFDGFVMRITAGKIEEHINGLNLRNIYLEDKVLYFSFDAGDLKISLNPNFAHISFTEHIVKEPEKQTFVDFLRSRIRGAKVSKFSSIGYDRTVVLELKKTDEIGQKHEYKLYIDIMGKHSNVILVENGVILDAYKRIETRFRNINPGEKFVLFASNKMNIEEVTADSLSVALEHFPKQKAISEFIYSTIQGFSRLTAEELLFRADLDDMALSQISDEHLNALLEAIASIRRELSENQLYVYYENDMPIDISVFRLHKYTDFKRCENPVECVNEYFEFVEKKDKLTQKKNQLLSIVNSKIEAYEKLIDSIEKEVEECKNAEKYRKFGELLKAYSYQIGHGLEEVTLTDWETNEEVRIPLEKHLSAIENSVKYFKMYNKLKKKLEGLSERKEILERELSYLRQLQNTIENAETLDDLLDIEEEMVEGELIKKHKGKKNTKVVTHSEPRRYTFNGFTIFVGRNNRQNDELVRKASEHDLWLHVQGMPGAHVVVKTNGKPIDDETLQYAAKLAAYYSKGKYSTKVPVDYTQVKYVKKPRGFKPGLVLYSNFKTLFVTPTE; from the coding sequence ATGGCATTTGACGGCTTTGTCATGAGAATCACCGCTGGAAAGATTGAAGAACACATAAACGGACTGAACTTAAGAAACATATATTTAGAAGACAAAGTTCTCTACTTTTCATTTGACGCTGGTGATTTGAAGATTTCGTTGAATCCGAATTTTGCACACATCTCTTTCACAGAACATATAGTAAAAGAACCCGAAAAACAGACATTTGTAGACTTCTTGCGAAGCAGAATCAGAGGAGCAAAAGTTTCCAAATTCTCATCAATCGGATATGACCGAACGGTTGTTCTTGAATTAAAGAAGACTGACGAAATAGGTCAGAAGCACGAATATAAGCTCTACATAGACATCATGGGGAAACATTCAAATGTTATCTTAGTGGAGAACGGTGTTATATTAGACGCATACAAAAGAATTGAGACGCGATTTAGAAATATCAACCCTGGTGAGAAGTTTGTCCTCTTTGCGTCCAATAAGATGAATATAGAAGAGGTAACTGCTGATAGCCTTAGCGTTGCGTTAGAGCATTTTCCGAAACAGAAGGCAATTTCTGAGTTTATCTATTCTACCATCCAAGGCTTTTCGAGACTTACAGCTGAGGAGCTGCTTTTCAGAGCAGATTTGGATGATATGGCGCTAAGTCAGATAAGCGACGAGCATTTAAATGCACTCCTTGAAGCCATAGCCTCGATTAGACGGGAGCTCAGCGAAAACCAGCTGTATGTGTATTACGAAAACGACATGCCAATCGATATATCCGTTTTCAGATTGCACAAGTACACAGATTTCAAAAGATGCGAGAATCCCGTTGAGTGTGTAAACGAATATTTTGAATTCGTTGAGAAGAAAGATAAATTGACTCAAAAAAAGAACCAGCTGCTGAGTATAGTGAATAGCAAAATTGAAGCATACGAAAAGTTAATAGATAGCATCGAGAAGGAAGTCGAAGAGTGTAAGAATGCTGAAAAATACAGAAAATTCGGCGAGCTGCTCAAAGCGTACAGCTATCAAATAGGACACGGGCTTGAAGAAGTTACTCTCACCGATTGGGAGACGAACGAAGAAGTTAGAATACCGCTTGAAAAACACCTTTCAGCGATAGAAAACAGCGTAAAATACTTCAAGATGTACAACAAGCTGAAAAAGAAACTCGAAGGACTCAGCGAGAGAAAGGAAATACTCGAGCGTGAGCTTTCGTATTTGAGACAGCTTCAAAATACGATAGAGAACGCTGAGACACTTGACGATTTGCTCGATATCGAGGAAGAAATGGTTGAAGGTGAATTGATAAAGAAGCACAAAGGCAAGAAAAATACAAAGGTTGTGACGCATTCAGAACCAAGAAGGTATACATTCAATGGATTTACGATATTTGTCGGCAGAAACAACAGACAGAACGATGAACTCGTTAGGAAGGCGAGCGAACACGATTTGTGGCTACACGTCCAAGGCATGCCCGGTGCTCACGTAGTTGTAAAGACTAATGGAAAGCCCATTGATGATGAAACACTGCAGTACGCCGCAAAACTGGCCGCATACTACAGCAAAGGCAAATACTCGACCAAAGTACCTGTCGATTACACGCAGGTGAAGTACGTAAAAAAACCAAGAGGCTTTAAACCCGGACTCGTGCTGTACTCGAACTTCAAAACTCTCTTCGT
- a CDS encoding DUF47 domain-containing protein — MANIFKKLIPYQSPLEMLSEHAVLCSQASQIMKDALGKYLDFQTVDEESKRIDELEDKADHIKVQVREIYGKLKWTYFNKSDFLDILHNVDTIIDLTDDIVKMLTMNRVENVSEEIKNDILRLADVVDKSVEHMSETVKRLRTIVESAFSQKEIKLEDESVAVVESEEHSSDELGLLIGKKLFAKKNEMNAVDIMFLNSVVILLMRIEDRAKNAVERIRMITHS, encoded by the coding sequence ATGGCAAATATATTCAAAAAGCTGATACCCTATCAGTCACCTTTAGAAATGCTTAGTGAACACGCTGTGTTGTGCTCTCAAGCTTCTCAGATAATGAAAGATGCGTTGGGTAAATATCTCGATTTTCAGACTGTAGATGAAGAATCAAAAAGAATAGATGAGTTAGAGGATAAAGCTGATCATATCAAGGTTCAGGTTCGGGAAATATACGGAAAGCTCAAGTGGACTTATTTTAACAAATCGGATTTCTTAGATATTCTTCACAATGTTGATACAATCATAGATTTGACGGACGATATTGTGAAGATGCTTACGATGAATCGGGTTGAAAACGTTTCAGAAGAAATAAAAAATGATATTTTAAGGCTCGCAGATGTGGTTGACAAGAGTGTTGAGCACATGTCTGAAACCGTTAAAAGGCTCAGGACTATAGTTGAATCTGCATTTTCGCAAAAGGAAATAAAGCTTGAGGATGAAAGTGTTGCAGTCGTTGAAAGCGAAGAACATTCGTCTGATGAGCTTGGTTTATTGATTGGCAAGAAACTCTTTGCAAAGAAGAACGAAATGAATGCGGTGGACATAATGTTCTTGAATAGCGTCGTCATACTACTCATGAGAATAGAAGATAGGGCTAAGAATGCTGTCGAAAGGATAAGGATGATAACGCATTCTTGA
- a CDS encoding 2-hydroxyacid dehydrogenase, with translation MKILFLTKMLDYFKERVMDLKSEFPNDEFVIPKDREEAEKHIEDAHVIVTGSLSREQVEKAKNLRFVLVPWAGVNGLPLELLNDRGIIVANNHGNGKIVAERAVALALALLGRIVEFHNDLAEGVWHGYEAGSHPEDFWFSLQGKKVSILGLGAIGRNIAKLLSGFDCQIMGYKKTVEPVENVHYVTNNLDEAISFGKIIFVALPLTKETYGLINKERIEMMHGKFLINVGRGQIIDEHALYYGLKNGILAGAGIDTWYLYPDAVHTVQLPSHYPIHRFKNVVISPHVGGFTIEGQVGRIDETVENIRLILSGGLPKNIIDPKSGY, from the coding sequence ATGAAAATACTATTTCTTACCAAAATGCTTGATTACTTCAAAGAGCGGGTGATGGACCTCAAATCTGAATTTCCAAACGACGAATTTGTCATCCCAAAAGATAGGGAAGAAGCTGAGAAACACATCGAGGATGCTCATGTGATAGTAACCGGTTCACTTTCAAGAGAACAAGTCGAAAAAGCGAAGAATCTCAGATTTGTCCTCGTTCCATGGGCTGGTGTCAACGGGCTTCCGCTGGAGCTATTGAACGATCGAGGTATAATCGTAGCGAATAACCACGGAAACGGGAAGATAGTGGCTGAAAGGGCTGTTGCACTTGCACTTGCATTGCTCGGAAGGATTGTTGAGTTTCACAACGACCTGGCTGAAGGTGTTTGGCACGGATACGAGGCCGGTTCTCATCCTGAAGATTTTTGGTTTTCGCTCCAAGGCAAGAAAGTTTCAATTCTCGGGCTTGGAGCTATTGGAAGGAACATTGCAAAGCTGTTGTCCGGCTTTGACTGCCAGATTATGGGGTACAAGAAAACGGTTGAGCCCGTTGAGAATGTGCATTATGTGACGAACAACCTCGATGAAGCTATTAGCTTTGGAAAGATCATATTCGTTGCCCTACCGCTGACGAAGGAAACCTATGGACTGATAAACAAAGAACGTATTGAAATGATGCATGGAAAATTCTTAATAAATGTAGGCAGAGGACAAATTATAGACGAACACGCTCTGTATTACGGCTTGAAGAATGGAATTTTGGCAGGTGCTGGCATAGATACATGGTATCTCTACCCAGATGCTGTTCACACTGTTCAACTCCCATCTCACTACCCAATCCACAGATTTAAAAACGTGGTTATATCACCGCATGTAGGAGGATTTACAATAGAAGGGCAAGTTGGAAGGATAGATGAGACGGTAGAAAACATCCGGCTTATTCTCTCAGGTGGTCTTCCAAAGAATATCATAGACCCGAAAAGCGGGTACTGA